In Crinalium epipsammum PCC 9333, the following are encoded in one genomic region:
- a CDS encoding spermine/spermidine synthase domain-containing protein, translated as MASLFIEQHINGIAFYINGDLQFDTADEAIYHEYLVIPALTLAIERFPNQNLKVLICGGGDGLAAREVLRFSQVSHIDLVDYSHEVIELGKTTFEPYNAGSLESDKLTIYLQDAFDFISEVPSSSYHAVICDFTYPTRAEDTKIYSQEWFQNVNLAVQSGGIVATNGVSPENRATGFWCLYQTILASGLIAKPLQLSIPSFRHNGYGNWGFFLASQTAISKAELSSIDLPDNLQVLNIEELLSAFKFDSAIANLRHHVNIHSLKCPQLFYYLLNSTSIIAENAPTELNAEVNFLDIQEQGNGKIGTRDWLELESTAQAWLEQFNSANRTSTNSIDINKLIPIQHRYHSPQMRTEWLAYIKRLLGEIDLQRLLNSLLSRAQELPPHIAAELKQLSHKIRSGEPISNLSSSTSQFLLLLSATLIMANLVIPDAVFGKGYYGSSSSSSSNSSDSYEADYTPIILNAQQSTGLSFMGLGSLFLVLFGLTFIDWTNSNDE; from the coding sequence ATGGCATCTTTATTTATTGAACAGCATATTAATGGCATCGCTTTTTATATCAATGGCGATTTGCAATTTGATACTGCTGACGAAGCTATATATCATGAATATCTCGTTATTCCGGCACTGACATTAGCTATAGAAAGATTTCCTAATCAAAATTTAAAAGTTTTAATTTGTGGTGGTGGTGACGGTTTAGCAGCCAGAGAAGTATTGAGATTTTCGCAAGTCAGTCATATTGATTTAGTTGATTACAGCCACGAAGTTATTGAATTAGGTAAAACAACCTTTGAACCTTACAATGCTGGGAGTTTAGAAAGTGATAAACTTACAATTTATCTGCAAGATGCTTTTGATTTTATCTCAGAAGTACCATCAAGTTCTTATCACGCAGTTATTTGTGATTTCACCTATCCTACTCGCGCAGAAGATACTAAAATTTATAGTCAGGAATGGTTTCAAAATGTTAATTTAGCAGTGCAATCAGGCGGAATTGTTGCTACTAATGGCGTTTCCCCTGAAAATCGGGCTACTGGCTTTTGGTGCTTATATCAAACTATATTAGCATCGGGATTAATTGCCAAGCCTTTACAATTATCTATTCCTTCATTTCGTCATAACGGTTATGGCAATTGGGGCTTTTTTTTAGCATCGCAAACAGCAATAAGTAAAGCAGAACTATCAAGTATAGATTTACCCGATAATTTACAAGTTTTGAATATTGAAGAATTGCTATCTGCGTTTAAATTTGATAGTGCGATCGCGAATCTGCGTCATCATGTAAATATTCACTCATTAAAATGCCCGCAACTATTTTATTATCTCCTTAATTCCACCTCAATTATCGCAGAAAATGCTCCGACTGAGTTAAATGCAGAAGTTAATTTTCTCGATATTCAAGAGCAAGGAAACGGCAAGATAGGCACAAGAGATTGGTTAGAATTAGAATCAACTGCTCAAGCTTGGCTGGAACAATTTAACTCAGCAAATAGAACATCAACTAACTCTATAGATATTAATAAACTTATCCCAATTCAACATCGCTACCATAGCCCCCAGATGCGGACAGAATGGTTAGCTTATATCAAGCGATTATTAGGAGAAATAGACTTACAACGTTTACTAAATAGTTTATTATCAAGAGCGCAAGAGCTACCGCCCCATATTGCTGCTGAATTAAAGCAATTATCTCATAAAATTCGCTCAGGTGAACCGATATCAAATCTTTCTAGCAGTACCAGCCAATTTTTACTGCTACTATCAGCTACATTAATAATGGCAAATTTAGTAATTCCAGATGCAGTTTTTGGTAAAGGATATTATGGCAGTTCTAGTAGTAGTAGTAGTAATAGTAGTGATAGCTATGAAGCAGATTATACCCCCATTATTTTAAACGCTCAACAATCAACAGGTTTAAGTTTTATGGGACTAGGCTCATTATTTTTAGTTTTATTTGGTCTAACCTTTATAGATTGGACTAACTCAAATGATGAATAA
- a CDS encoding DUF4178 domain-containing protein yields MPSMNYEGKLRSLRPGDRLNYHGIEWRVIEYNTYKDRYGYETEEWLLQWEARKKYYLLREIDPQNPESAVNWYLAEPIKNAKIYLPDSQNNITNQLWHDMQHQEMPYPELKMFGKVYFFESGTKGTYEEGKDETSRITWDYWDTTHEANLALEAWQNGDLHIYSTKLVNIKAFSIAHKNLQNSWWLRALRVSLGTAGLLLLLVGCSMLIFG; encoded by the coding sequence ATGCCATCTATGAATTATGAAGGTAAATTGCGGAGTTTACGTCCAGGCGATCGCCTCAATTATCACGGCATCGAATGGCGTGTTATAGAATATAACACCTATAAAGACCGCTATGGTTATGAAACAGAAGAATGGTTATTGCAATGGGAGGCTCGTAAAAAATACTATTTGTTGCGAGAAATTGATCCTCAAAATCCTGAGTCGGCAGTGAATTGGTATCTAGCAGAGCCAATTAAGAACGCTAAAATTTACCTACCCGATTCTCAAAATAACATTACTAACCAGCTATGGCACGATATGCAGCATCAAGAAATGCCTTACCCAGAATTAAAAATGTTTGGGAAAGTCTATTTTTTTGAGTCAGGCACTAAAGGAACTTATGAAGAGGGTAAGGATGAAACTTCGCGTATTACTTGGGATTATTGGGATACGACACATGAAGCCAACCTAGCTTTAGAAGCATGGCAAAATGGTGACTTGCACATTTATTCTACTAAGCTTGTAAACATAAAAGCATTTTCTATAGCTCATAAAAATCTCCAAAATTCTTGGTGGCTACGCGCCTTACGAGTGTCATTAGGAACAGCAGGTTTACTTTTATTACTTGTGGGATGTTCAATGTTGATTTTTGGATAG